The proteins below are encoded in one region of Metabacillus dongyingensis:
- a CDS encoding heterocycloanthracin/sonorensin family bacteriocin, whose protein sequence is MNNFQNELQSLNIGDFQANEATYWDPNQYNQYNMNEDRQVGVFFSCFNCFNCFNCFNCFRCFNCFRCSNCFRCSNCFRCGGNCGGRCGGRCGGGRCGG, encoded by the coding sequence ATGAATAATTTCCAAAATGAACTTCAATCGCTGAATATTGGTGATTTCCAGGCGAACGAGGCCACTTATTGGGATCCAAACCAATACAATCAATACAATATGAATGAAGATCGACAAGTTGGAGTCTTTTTTAGCTGCTTTAATTGTTTTAACTGTTTTAACTGTTTTAATTGTTTTCGCTGTTTTAATTGTTTTCGCTGCTCTAATTGTTTTCGGTGCTCTAATTGCTTTAGATGCGGTGGAAATTGTGGCGGTCGCTGCGGAGGTCGTTGCGGCGGGGGACGCTGCGGCGGTTGA
- a CDS encoding Gfo/Idh/MocA family protein, producing MRKVKIGVIGTGSISDAHLQSYEQNDRADLTSVCDLNEERARLKAKKYGASKVYTDYRELLHDDEIDAVSICTWNNTHAEIAIAALENGKHVLVEKPLSKTLDEALKVKQAVENSGKILQVGFVRRYDNNIHTLKKFIENGDLGDIYYAKASSLRRLGNPGGWFSDKDISGGGPLLDVGVHIIDLCWYLMGRPKVKSISGNTYSQLGNRSNIKNLSFYKAADYDPAKNTVEDLANAIIRFENGASLVVDVCYTLHAQKDESIIKLYGDKGGAEIDPEFKIITEKYNTILNITPQVDSAGFDFASGFQNEIDCFISSCLGEAVPLSSVDDGVEMMKILTAIYESSQKGIEIQFDKGKVQI from the coding sequence ATGAGAAAAGTAAAGATAGGAGTAATTGGAACAGGATCTATTTCTGATGCGCATTTACAATCTTATGAACAAAATGATCGGGCAGATCTTACCTCCGTCTGTGATTTAAATGAAGAACGGGCAAGATTAAAGGCAAAAAAGTATGGCGCTTCAAAAGTCTATACGGATTACAGAGAGCTTCTTCATGACGATGAAATTGATGCAGTCAGTATTTGCACATGGAATAATACACATGCAGAAATTGCAATTGCAGCACTTGAAAATGGGAAGCATGTATTAGTGGAAAAGCCATTAAGTAAAACATTAGACGAAGCGCTGAAGGTAAAACAAGCTGTTGAAAACAGTGGAAAGATATTGCAGGTAGGCTTCGTACGCCGCTATGACAATAACATCCATACATTAAAGAAGTTCATCGAGAATGGAGATTTAGGTGACATTTATTATGCGAAGGCATCTTCACTTCGCCGACTAGGAAATCCAGGCGGCTGGTTTTCTGACAAGGACATATCTGGAGGGGGTCCGCTCCTTGACGTTGGAGTCCATATCATTGACTTATGCTGGTACTTAATGGGGAGGCCAAAAGTAAAATCGATTAGCGGAAACACGTATTCTCAGCTTGGAAATCGTTCAAACATTAAAAATCTCTCTTTTTATAAAGCCGCTGATTATGATCCAGCCAAAAACACAGTTGAGGATTTAGCGAATGCAATCATTCGTTTTGAAAACGGTGCCTCTCTTGTTGTGGATGTATGTTATACTCTCCATGCTCAAAAAGATGAAAGCATAATCAAACTGTATGGCGATAAAGGTGGAGCAGAAATTGATCCTGAATTCAAAATCATTACGGAAAAATACAATACAATTTTGAACATCACCCCACAGGTAGACAGCGCAGGTTTCGATTTCGCTTCAGGATTTCAAAATGAAATTGATTGTTTTATCTCAAGCTGCTTAGGTGAAGCAGTCCCATTAAGTTCAGTAGACGATGGCGTTGAAATGATGAAAATATTAACAGCGATTTATGAATCGAGTCAAAAAGGGATTGAAATTCAGTTTGATAAAGGAAAAGTGCAAATCTAA
- a CDS encoding carbohydrate ABC transporter permease translates to MNNYPKALKIERKEAVVIKAEKKKLNKEAIGAYLFIAPVVLGLFIFYMVPAAASFYLSFTEWDGLTAPVFNGFENMMNLMKDETFIRSMKNTVIFTFLSVPLSIILAILVAVLLNQKIKGMVIYRTLYFLPVVTMPVAVGMVWKWLYNSEFGLINYVLGIFHLPQPEWLFDEKIALISIILVSVWMSIGNNIVLLLAGLQGIGASYYEAAKLDGASRISQFFHITVPLLTPSIFFVFVMSMISALQMFDLIFIMVGTETSLLDPMRTVVYGVWESGFKYFEMGYASAKAFILFIIILIITVIQMRLQNKWVHYDS, encoded by the coding sequence TTGAATAACTATCCTAAAGCATTAAAGATTGAAAGAAAAGAAGCAGTTGTTATCAAAGCGGAAAAAAAGAAGTTAAATAAGGAAGCGATTGGCGCATATCTGTTTATCGCTCCAGTTGTCCTTGGTCTTTTTATTTTTTATATGGTACCAGCAGCTGCTTCATTTTATTTATCCTTTACAGAATGGGATGGGTTAACAGCACCAGTTTTCAATGGCTTTGAGAATATGATGAATTTAATGAAGGACGAAACGTTTATTCGTTCCATGAAAAACACGGTGATCTTTACTTTCCTTTCTGTTCCGCTCTCTATCATCTTAGCGATTCTTGTAGCTGTGCTGCTGAACCAAAAAATAAAAGGCATGGTTATTTACAGGACACTCTATTTCTTACCTGTTGTCACTATGCCTGTTGCCGTGGGTATGGTTTGGAAATGGCTGTATAACTCAGAATTCGGGTTAATAAATTATGTGCTCGGAATCTTTCATCTCCCTCAGCCTGAATGGCTGTTTGATGAAAAAATTGCACTAATCTCTATTATTTTAGTAAGTGTATGGATGAGCATCGGGAACAATATCGTGCTTTTACTTGCAGGGCTTCAAGGGATAGGCGCCTCTTATTACGAAGCAGCCAAGCTGGATGGTGCATCAAGAATAAGTCAATTCTTTCATATAACGGTTCCTTTATTGACGCCAAGCATTTTTTTCGTCTTCGTCATGTCTATGATCAGCGCCCTGCAGATGTTTGATTTAATCTTCATCATGGTCGGGACTGAGACCTCTTTGCTTGACCCAATGAGAACAGTTGTTTATGGCGTGTGGGAATCCGGATTTAAATACTTTGAAATGGGATATGCATCAGCCAAAGCATTCATTTTGTTCATCATCATCTTAATTATTACAGTGATACAGATGCGTTTGCAAAATAAATGGGTACACTATGATTCCTAA
- a CDS encoding carbohydrate ABC transporter permease: MKIQKWYIHILLIFGAFIMVIPFLWMLSTSLKTFTESMQVPPTIFPKEWKFDNYLEVFTAVDYLKYYSNTIIVTVGRTAAQLLLCSLAAFAFARLKFPFKNVIFILLLSVLMVPAQVVMIPSFVIMSKLGWINTFYALIVPGMFSAFGVFLLRQFFMSIPKELDEAAKIDGCTLWGIYWRIILPLSKPALVALAIFTILASWNDFLWPLTMTNSEDMRVLSVGIATFQGQHATDYPLLMAGALMATVPMILLFLFLQKYLIEGITLSGVRK; encoded by the coding sequence ATGAAAATACAAAAATGGTATATTCATATTTTGTTAATCTTCGGGGCTTTTATAATGGTGATCCCATTCTTGTGGATGTTATCAACATCATTAAAAACATTTACTGAATCGATGCAAGTACCGCCAACTATTTTTCCAAAAGAATGGAAGTTCGATAATTATCTGGAAGTTTTTACAGCAGTTGATTATTTGAAATATTACTCAAATACAATCATTGTTACAGTCGGCAGAACGGCTGCTCAATTATTATTATGTTCATTAGCCGCATTTGCCTTTGCACGTTTAAAGTTTCCTTTTAAAAATGTTATTTTTATCCTCCTTTTATCCGTTCTAATGGTACCTGCTCAAGTAGTCATGATTCCAAGCTTTGTGATCATGAGCAAACTAGGGTGGATTAACACATTTTATGCCTTAATTGTTCCTGGAATGTTTAGTGCATTCGGTGTCTTTTTACTGCGGCAATTCTTTATGTCAATTCCAAAAGAACTGGATGAAGCAGCGAAAATTGACGGCTGCACACTATGGGGAATTTATTGGAGAATTATCCTGCCATTATCAAAACCGGCTCTTGTAGCGCTTGCTATCTTCACCATTCTTGCTTCTTGGAATGATTTCCTGTGGCCATTAACGATGACGAACTCAGAGGATATGAGAGTTCTTTCAGTTGGAATTGCAACGTTCCAGGGACAGCATGCAACAGATTATCCGCTGCTTATGGCTGGAGCATTAATGGCAACTGTACCGATGATTCTTTTGTTTCTTTTCCTGCAAAAATATCTAATTGAGGGAATTACGCTAAGCGGTGTCAGAAAGTAA
- a CDS encoding sugar phosphate isomerase/epimerase family protein yields MKFGLSSYSLQEALRSGEMTILDVIRWAADHGSEHIEIVPLDFSLNGNEALIKQICRTCEDSGIEISNYAIGANFVKESEDSYEAEIDRVLQEVDIANQLGVKLMRHDVASRPLNETSIQHFEQDLPAITAACQRIADHAKKYGITTSVENHGYYIQASDRVLRLVDDVNRANFKTTLDVGNFLCVEEDPVSAVKKTIQYASMIHIKDFYYRPAVQNPGEGWFKTASANYLRGAIAGNGDIDIREIIKIIKNSAYDGFISVEFEGIEECKKGARISLENVKRIFSDVKAKGA; encoded by the coding sequence ATGAAATTTGGACTGAGTTCCTATAGTTTACAAGAGGCGCTTCGATCAGGGGAAATGACCATTTTAGATGTGATACGCTGGGCTGCTGATCATGGAAGTGAACACATTGAAATTGTTCCTTTAGACTTTTCCTTAAATGGAAATGAGGCGCTCATCAAGCAAATTTGCAGGACTTGTGAAGACAGCGGAATCGAAATTTCTAACTATGCAATTGGGGCTAACTTTGTGAAAGAGTCGGAAGATTCATATGAAGCTGAGATTGATAGAGTATTACAGGAAGTAGATATAGCGAATCAGCTCGGTGTCAAACTCATGCGTCACGATGTAGCATCACGCCCATTAAATGAAACATCAATTCAACATTTTGAACAAGATTTGCCTGCAATTACTGCTGCTTGTCAACGGATTGCAGATCATGCAAAAAAATATGGGATCACAACTAGTGTTGAAAATCATGGTTATTATATCCAAGCAAGTGACCGGGTGCTGAGGCTAGTGGATGACGTAAACAGAGCAAACTTTAAAACGACACTTGACGTGGGGAATTTCCTTTGTGTTGAAGAAGATCCTGTTTCTGCTGTAAAGAAGACGATTCAATACGCCTCCATGATTCATATTAAAGATTTTTATTATCGTCCTGCTGTTCAAAATCCCGGGGAAGGCTGGTTTAAAACTGCTTCAGCGAATTATTTGCGGGGTGCAATTGCTGGAAACGGGGACATTGATATTCGCGAAATCATAAAGATTATCAAGAATTCTGCCTATGATGGCTTTATATCAGTAGAGTTTGAAGGGATCGAAGAATGCAAAAAAGGGGCAAGAATTTCCTTGGAAAATGTGAAACGAATCTTTTCAGACGTAAAGGCGAAGGGAGCATAA
- a CDS encoding putative thiazole-containing bacteriocin maturation protein, translated as MTNLNPSMRLKVKRDTFFLPDPDSGVYFRNNVSSFHMKGSTIHQWVNKLMPMFNGEYTLENLTHGLPVQYRDRVYEIAEVLYKNGYVRDVSQDRPHQLADQVLKKYASQIEFLESFADSGAYRFQAYRQAKVLAIGSGPFFVSLVSSLVESGLPKFHVLITDSVPTNRMRLEELVVHARKTDPEAAVEEVILKNGGESSWREIVKSFDSVLYVSQEGNVEELRALHRICREEKKLLLPAIFLHQAGLAGPLVHPDSEGCWESAWRSIHESVFGKEEQLHSFTSTAGAMLANVIVFELFKNVTGVTESEQRNQFFLLDLDTMEGNWHDFMPHPLVTGRITAEWIQDLDLRLKQSSGKGELGVLLLYLSHLTSAESGIFHILEEEDLKQLPLAQCRVQAVDPLSVGPAELLPSIVCTELTHKKARKEAGLSGIEAYVSQMADVIVSALPLLRQKVESGEIVGVGAGETIAEGVCRGLQKCLTAELSKQLADQKNVVSRVQLSEVEDERCRYYLQALTTMQGAPIIGLGKEVSGFPVVWVGTNDRWYGSVDLNSTMALQKALQQALMDGKIQSEQAALPNSSVFLAEKPPQSLLIRTSEEISEVLQSAMQVLKRNRKRIMVFELGLEPILKKELVGVYGTLLREEESL; from the coding sequence ATGACAAATTTGAACCCTTCTATGCGTCTGAAAGTGAAAAGGGACACTTTTTTTCTCCCTGATCCAGACAGCGGTGTTTATTTTCGAAATAATGTAAGTTCATTCCATATGAAAGGCAGTACGATCCATCAGTGGGTTAACAAGCTGATGCCAATGTTCAATGGAGAGTACACGTTGGAGAATTTGACACACGGATTGCCGGTTCAATATCGAGATCGTGTATATGAAATTGCAGAAGTGCTGTATAAAAATGGGTATGTTCGGGATGTAAGTCAAGACCGTCCTCATCAATTGGCGGATCAGGTTCTTAAAAAGTATGCTTCTCAAATTGAATTTTTAGAAAGTTTCGCTGATTCGGGTGCGTACCGTTTTCAAGCCTATCGTCAGGCCAAAGTGTTGGCGATCGGCTCTGGCCCTTTTTTTGTCTCGCTGGTTTCTTCGCTGGTTGAATCTGGATTGCCCAAGTTTCATGTGCTGATAACGGACTCAGTACCGACCAATCGGATGCGGTTAGAAGAATTGGTGGTACATGCCCGTAAAACAGATCCCGAGGCAGCAGTAGAGGAGGTCATCCTGAAAAATGGGGGGGAAAGTTCTTGGCGGGAGATCGTGAAGTCGTTTGATTCGGTTTTGTATGTGTCGCAGGAAGGCAATGTAGAGGAACTGCGAGCTCTTCATAGGATTTGCAGGGAAGAGAAAAAGCTGTTGCTCCCCGCTATATTTCTGCACCAGGCGGGTCTGGCAGGTCCTCTGGTTCATCCAGACTCTGAAGGATGCTGGGAGTCTGCTTGGCGCAGCATACACGAATCAGTGTTTGGTAAAGAAGAGCAATTACACAGTTTCACTTCCACAGCAGGAGCGATGCTGGCCAATGTGATCGTATTTGAATTGTTTAAAAACGTTACGGGAGTTACTGAATCAGAACAGAGGAATCAATTCTTCCTGCTTGATCTGGATACGATGGAAGGTAATTGGCATGATTTCATGCCTCATCCGCTTGTGACCGGACGCATTACAGCTGAATGGATTCAAGATCTTGATTTGCGGCTCAAACAGAGTTCAGGCAAAGGGGAATTGGGCGTGCTGCTTCTGTATTTAAGCCATTTGACATCAGCGGAATCAGGTATTTTTCATATTTTAGAAGAGGAGGATTTAAAACAGTTACCGTTAGCACAGTGCCGCGTACAGGCAGTTGACCCGCTGTCTGTGGGACCTGCAGAGCTTCTGCCGAGCATTGTCTGTACAGAACTGACACATAAGAAAGCACGGAAGGAAGCGGGGCTGTCTGGTATTGAAGCGTATGTGTCTCAAATGGCCGATGTAATCGTTTCCGCTCTTCCTCTTCTTCGACAGAAAGTTGAATCCGGAGAAATTGTTGGTGTTGGAGCGGGAGAAACAATTGCAGAAGGCGTTTGCCGCGGATTGCAAAAGTGTTTAACAGCGGAGCTGAGCAAACAACTGGCCGATCAGAAGAATGTTGTCTCCCGGGTTCAGTTAAGTGAAGTAGAAGATGAACGTTGCCGGTATTATTTACAGGCACTGACCACCATGCAGGGTGCACCAATCATTGGTTTGGGAAAGGAAGTCTCCGGATTCCCTGTGGTATGGGTCGGTACTAATGATCGATGGTATGGCAGTGTAGATTTGAATTCAACAATGGCGCTGCAAAAAGCGCTGCAGCAGGCGCTGATGGATGGAAAAATTCAATCGGAACAAGCAGCGTTGCCGAATTCGTCCGTGTTTCTGGCAGAAAAGCCACCGCAAAGCCTTTTAATCCGTACGAGTGAAGAGATATCCGAGGTTTTGCAGTCCGCCATGCAGGTCCTGAAACGGAACCGCAAGCGAATCATGGTTTTCGAACTGGGATTGGAACCCATTTTGAAAAAGGAACTGGTAGGCGTGTATGGTACGTTGCTGAGAGAGGAGGAATCCCTGTGA